Sequence from the Cenarchaeum symbiont of Oopsacas minuta genome:
GTTGGAGGTCCTGCAATAGTGCATACTGGTGCAGCTGATGCTATAGCAGAGATGATAAAACAGGGATACATTGGAGCCGTTTTGGCAGGAAATGCACTTGCAGTACATGATATCGAGTATGCTACTTTGGGAACATCACTTGGCATGAACGTAAAAGATGGAACACTTGCAGTCAAAGGTCATCGTAACCATATGGATACAGTAAATGCAGTGTTTGAATCAGGTTCTATTAAAAACATGATAAAAAAAGGTAAACTCAAAAAAGGAATAATGTATGAATGTGTAAAGCAACATATTCCATTTGTTCTAGCTGGATCCATTAGAGATGACGGACCATTACCTGACGTGATAACTGACGTGGTGGAGGCTCAAAAACTATACAAAAACGTGTTAAAAGATGCCAAAATGGTTATGATGGTATCGACAATGTTACATTCAATTGCAACTGGAAATATGCTACCTGCAGATGTCAAAGTAATCATAGTGGACATAAACCAACCTACGGTGACAAAGTTAATGGATAGAGGAACATGGCAGGCTCTTGGAATAGTGACAGATGTTGGTGCATTTATGCCAATGCTAGCAACACATATTAAAAAAATTACCAAATAAACATGTCCAGCATATGGATAAAAACTAGGTATTAAAAATATCTCCGAGAGTGGAATTTATGCCTGCAAATATTGAACAGATGGTCACGTATAAAACTAACCAATGAAGATTTATTAACACAAATTCTGATCACTATCATATGGCACTAAAAATTGCAATAGTATTGGTCTCAATATCAATTGCGTTACTTGCAACATATGGTGCTGATGTAGCTCTTTCATATACAAATGATGCCAAGGTTGGATTTTTACCATTTGATCATATGACTCGCGGTTTAGGACTTGGCATCCCTGCACTCGTGCTTCCATTCATCTCATTTTTTATCGCAAGAAATGATGAATCAAAAGTACATGGAGGACTTTTGATTCTATCTGCAATTTTAATTATAATGGGAGGAGTTACAGTTTTACTCGCAAAACCAGAATCTGCATCTAGTATGGAAAGAAATCCCATTATGGAATCAGGTCCACTCATAATAGCGGGTATAATCATAGCTATACTAGGCGCAATAAAGTTAAAACGATCATAGATTACACGTATTTTCATGACAACAATGTGTGTAAAATGTGGTACTAGTACGAAAAAACCACACGAGTGCGAACATACAGATGATCAACCTTTTTGTACAGAATGTTATACAGAGCTTCACTACTATATGACAGAGTCGGATTAAATGAATCAGATAGAGCAGGTAATACAATGGGTAACTGGACTCATAAATGAAGAAACATTATACTTTGGCATATTTGTTGCATCACTAATCGAGACTGTCTTTCCACCTATACCTACACTTGCCATATTTCCGCTAGCAGGATTTGTAGCTTCACAAAGTGGAATTGACGTGTTTGGAACAGTGTTACTTGGTATTATAGGTGGAATTGGTGCATCCATTGGCTCTACTGTCATCTATGTTGTATCATGGAAGCTTGGTCGCAAAATCGTATTGCAATATCTGCGCCGAATTCGAATCCAAGAATCATCGATCATCAGGGCTGAAAGATGGTTTAGAAAATATGGTGACAAGATTGTTCTCTTTGGTAGAATGTTGCCAATTATGCGCGAGATGGTCTCAATTCCAGCTGGAATTTTAAAAATGCATCCGTTAAAATTTCTAATTTATACATTTACTGGCTCTTGTGTCTGGAGTATTGGCACCATATTTGCAGGATATTATTTTGGTGCCGCAGTCTTTAGTAACCCATAGCATACTGACGCAAAGTTGAATTGTGGGAATGTATCGGTTTGATATATGCATGCCATAATTTTAGCAGGAGGTAGAGGAACACGACTCTTACCAATAACTGATTGTATACCAAAATCACTCATTTCGATAAATGGTAAACCTATACTAGAGTGGCAGATATTGATGCTTGCAAAATTTGGCATACGCGATATCATAGTCGCTTCTGGATATAAAAGCGAGCAGATTGTAGATTATACAAGATCTCGTGATGGGTTTGGCTCAAATGTTACAACATCTATTGAAAAAAATCCACTTGGAACAGGCGGGGCAATAAAAAAAGCTAGTGAATTGATTAAAGATGAATCGTTTATTGTCTTAAATGGAGATGTGTTGACAGATATTCCCATATCAGATATTCTCAAAGTACAAAATTCACTAGCTGCAGTACAACTACCTACAGCATATGGACTCTTGGACATA
This genomic interval carries:
- a CDS encoding putative membrane protein, translated to MALKIAIVLVSISIALLATYGADVALSYTNDAKVGFLPFDHMTRGLGLGIPALVLPFISFFIARNDESKVHGGLLILSAILIIMGGVTVLLAKPESASSMERNPIMESGPLIIAGIIIAILGAIKLKRS
- a CDS encoding putative membrane protein: MNQIEQVIQWVTGLINEETLYFGIFVASLIETVFPPIPTLAIFPLAGFVASQSGIDVFGTVLLGIIGGIGASIGSTVIYVVSWKLGRKIVLQYLRRIRIQESSIIRAERWFRKYGDKIVLFGRMLPIMREMVSIPAGILKMHPLKFLIYTFTGSCVWSIGTIFAGYYFGAAVFSNP
- a CDS encoding nucleotidyl transferase → MHAIILAGGRGTRLLPITDCIPKSLISINGKPILEWQILMLAKFGIRDIIVASGYKSEQIVDYTRSRDGFGSNVTTSIEKNPLGTGGAIKKASELIKDESFIVLNGDVLTDIPISDILKVQNSLAAVQLPTAYGLLDIKKDHIIGFNEKGILENTWINGGIYHLGREMLADIPTKGNIEDTTFPKYAKAGKLYVMQFKGKRWFSIDSHKDLEKCSNVIHKMIKG